cataattcccatagttccatttatgttattccatagttttaatgactttactattattctaaaatgtgaagaaaaaaagtataataaagaatgagtaagtgttccaaaacctttgaccggtagtgtgtgtttgtatatatatatatataaaatatattattattattattattttttgagtgaagtataaacattttattgacaggcttcatgagattcaccctattGGTCTAATCTTGAATATATATTCAAAAtacactttttcaaaattatttgtaacctcaaatgtatttaaaaaaaaaaaaaaaaaaaaaaaaatccttacatTACATCCAGCAACAACACCATCTCCACCAGCACAGACCATGTTCTGTGTGACCTGAGATCCCCACCAGTCAGACTTTGAGCAAGTGGGATAATCCACCACAGGCAGGAGAGCCTGCTGCAGGATATCAGCAATGGGACCATTGGCTAGTTGTTGAGAATTGGAAAAGAGGGTGAGAGAGAAGTTAGGGTGAATTATACAGTAGCTGATTGTCATTCCttattcattatatttatttagcAGAGTATTAGataaaacaaactgaaatgaaaTCAGTTCTATATGGGTCAGAGgagcataaaataaaatgttgaaaacagtaaaaaaaaatacagcaggGTACAAAAGTCTGGGTCCAGCTGTGAGAAgctttctattttgcatttttataattgaatacagtttttgctttacaaattatattatcatcaTACCAATTTGAGTGAAAGGTTTATTTGAAAACTTAAAATGAATTAAGAATTTCTAAATATTTGGTATtttctccttttgctttaatgacagcatgcactcaagctggcattgGTTCCAGAAGTTTGTGTAAAACCTGTAGATCCATGTTATTCCTGCATGATtttagaatgttccaaagagcatcttgtgtgctttaatggaagcaaggaaatctgcaCTTTTGCAAAAAAGTAGTTACGATGGTCAAATTTTCACAAATGACAAATTTCACAAATGTcacaaatttttcaaaatcataacatttagtttatttccaggtttaaattagatttgaattccagattttcaatgtgaacTTTTGACCTCACTGTAGTTACTCCCTATGAGTGGAAATCTCCACATTGTTTGGATTGTGCCGCCTGTAGTCAGTTGAATTTAGCAGCACAATGCCACCATCTTGATACATAATCATAAACATTACTTACTGTAGAGGCGTCCCCAACCAGTGACGTAGCAGGGTGCATTGTTGGGCTGAATATCCCCATCCACAGGAAGACACGCAGGTGCGATTTTGTCATTTGGGGTGATAGGAGTCTGCAGTTTGATCAGGGCAATGTCATTACTGCAGTCCAGAGACAACACAAGTATTAGTTCATTAGATTCATCATAATATTCAAAACATTTGCTTTCCAGACATTTAGAGTCTTTTGGCCTTCATACCGGATAGTAAAGGAATTCCAACCCTCATGGACAATGATCTTGCCAGCGGGAATGGCGACAGATCCATCCTCCTCCTGCTTCAGGCTATGTTTTCCCAGATACACTCTGTAAgttctgctgctgctgcaggGCCACAAGATGAAGACAAAGCAGTTCAGAAACACAAATAGAAAGGGATTACCAACATTTCACTTACAATTAAGTCCTGTGGCAGTGCCATAGTGAtgatatcaaatgttaatatcaTGGTAATCTGAACTACCATGGTAtaaaatgattaccatatttatataccatagtatttacaaggtatctatctatctatctatctatctatctgtcaaggGCTGCCTTATTAGATCCTTTGCCTATTCCTCAACATCCCCAAAACAGTGTCTAAAAGTGCACTGACTTATATGTGAAGTAAAGCTAGACTTACCTGATACAGTGAGCAGCAGTAAGAACCCACTCATTTGAAATGAGAGTGCCTCCACAAGTGTGACCCCAATTACTACCACTGCTGTACTGAAGGGAGATCTGAGGAATAACAGAACAGGTATCAGTTATCTACCTCATTCCCTTTGCTTACAAGTGGGCAAACATTCACATAATTAATTGTACACAAgtagattttgtttgaaatagGACCCCTGCACAAGATGTCCAAATATTAGGACATTTGATTAACTTTGCTGTTTGATGATTTGCACAGAAATTAAAAAGAtcctaaaaaaataatgaaataatggaATATGAATATACCtgccagggccagctgtgtggaCGCACGTCCTCACCCCCCACTACCCTCGTCACAACAGGGGGGTAGGTGGGCAGCCCACATCCGTAAGCTGAGGAATAAAATATTAACACA
This is a stretch of genomic DNA from Myxocyprinus asiaticus isolate MX2 ecotype Aquarium Trade chromosome 24, UBuf_Myxa_2, whole genome shotgun sequence. It encodes these proteins:
- the LOC127414704 gene encoding chymotrypsin-like elastase family member 2A, with product MMKFVVLAVLVVGAYGCGLPTYPPVVTRVVGGEDVRPHSWPWQISLQYSSGSNWGHTCGGTLISNEWVLTAAHCISSSRTYRVYLGKHSLKQEEDGSVAIPAGKIIVHEGWNSFTIRNDIALIKLQTPITPNDKIAPACLPVDGDIQPNNAPCYVTGWGRLYTNGPIADILQQALLPVVDYPTCSKSDWWGSQVTQNMVCAGGDGVVAGCNGDSGGPLNCKGNDGAWEVHGIVSFGSGLSCNYKKKPTVFTRVSAYIDWISKNMASY